Part of the Homalodisca vitripennis isolate AUS2020 unplaced genomic scaffold, UT_GWSS_2.1 ScUCBcl_6195;HRSCAF=13289, whole genome shotgun sequence genome is shown below.
GTTGATACCCATTCAAAAATTGGTGCTGTTGCATATCAAAAATTTGAGTTTGGGAGGCACAAGTCTTATCATCTAATATTTTACTGATGAAGGAGGGCTAAATCGAccttgtgttttaaaaacaaatattaagtattaaaataatgtagtatGTTTGGAAATTGtggattaaaactttttattactcttagattaatatttatgttattatttgaatTCTTATAACTAGAATTCATTAAATGCTATATTTATTACACGTGCCATaggattttattgttttactaagaCAGTTTACACTTCCCTCTCCCATTAAATACGCCGTTAGATGAACTCGACCTAATGTGAAAAGTGACAGTTTCAACTCATAAAACATGGGTTTGTGAGTAGACCAGACTTGTCACTAAGTGTTCATGTTCATCTGTTCACACATTTAAGAAGACGGTTTAGCTTCAAACCCTTTGACTTCAATGTGGAACTTTAAGATTCCATCATTGGTTGACTTGAATTTCAGACGGCAGAATTTTTTCCAGAAGGGATTTCTCATCTAgttcaaacataaaaaagaattggTTTAGCAGAcgagtataaaaaataatagatatgtAGTTTGAgatctaaaaaaaactgtttatatgtatattccACTGTAGATTGTTTTGCACTGCTTAGGCTATATCACCCATACCCTTGTATTtgattaactgtaaataaaactacTCTGGaactatacaaattattttaatacaaaaatacatgatTACTGGTTTTAACAACAATACTATTGTATTAGAATTTATTAGTCATTCATTAGATTTCATgatttgttcattaaaaaaaataaccacTATAAGTTGGATTTGTTTTCTAGCATGCGATCAATACTATAGTGTTATTTACAATGAGTAATCtattttggattaaataaaacaaataaaactgtaggTGAACTAgcttaaacaaataaattcataacaatcGAGTTATTGGACACCACTGTTAGAAcctaaaacatgaaataatgaaaattcagGAATCTTATTAATAGCCAATAAGGACTTTGTTAGTTGTAACTAGTCaggataaaaaaaacacaaattatttaagCACATTCGTGGTGCTAGGTGAAACAGTCTTGTGCACAAAGACACGGACAGAACGTTCAAACattagattaaattaaagtaCTGAGCATCGGGTGAacacaaacaacaaataaacacaaagtCAATAAAACCGAGTTGCAAAGCTAAGAGGGAGACTGCGAGCGAGGGACATGCACCGAGGTCAAGGTCACACTTTTACCTATTTGCCAGCATTCGCAGAGGCTGTCAGTTTGGAAACTACTCGAGTCAGAGCTCGGTTTTCCGCTCGCAAtctttcattttctgctttgagCTTTTGTAACTGCTGCAATGACACGCAAAATATTAGAAGACAGAGGGGAAAGAAGTTTCTCTTTTACTAACACAGTTTTGAACAAAAAATGTTAGTTGTTAAAGTGTTCATGcaactttctttattttacaGCAGACAACTTTTTGAACTAAACATGCTTCTATCTAATATGCTGATACCAATTATTGCTACACTTTAGCTGGTAAAATTTCTACACATGaatgaaaaagtaattttctaCAACATAATAAAGAaggtacttaatattttaaaaaaacaaatgttttatgttttatgatgtgttttatgttttagaaaattaacaAATTGGAAGTTATAAATAACTGTTGATGAACCTGAATTAATTGAGTGTAAAGTAAGCACTATTCTGATCAACTTATCAAGACAAGCTCTATATGGACCAAATTActacaaacttaaatttatcaaatattacaacattagaattagtaaatatttttgatcaactttagaatttaaatttttaagatgttatattttaaaagcaacacCAAGTGGTGCTgaacacaataaattttattctaaaaaaggttTGTAAAGGAACaaaacttttcttatttcttctatTTTAGGATTCTTCTCCTTAATTGGTAAGCAAGTCGTTGGTAGTCTTTAAAACTCGATAAGACAGAGGCATTCACGTATACATTTCTCTCTGAAGGTAATTTCGGGTAACTTACTTTGAGCTCTTCCTCCATCTCGGAGAGCTTCCTCTCCATGGCTCGCCTCTCCCGCTTCTCCAATTCTGACATAGAGTTTTTGCCTGGCTGTGATAACAAGGAGTTTTGTCAATAACGTAGCACACAAGCGTGCACAAGCAAGGATTACACCACCATCAACTTAATAAGTGTATATatcaacattttaacattttataacaatttttgcaATCGCAGATTCACAGTGCAAGTTGGCCTGACTAAAAGTTTTCTACATAAGTGAATTCTAGGAAATACCCTCATTGcaacaaaaattatgttaaggTTTAGTTTAATCAGGAGGTTCTGCAGACTTTCCTGTGCTTCAACCATACATGCTTGGTAAGTATGCTATGAAATCTGTTGTTAAACTAACTTCTTGTTGTTTACTAAAATCTGGATATAATTTCTTGCATTATTTTAACTTCATCCCACAAATAGTTCAGAATTATTAATCTTTGGTATTTATGAAGATAATCTTATCAGAGTAGAAGTATATCATTGTTGTTCTCAGGGatcatttagttttgtttttaattctttcagaaAATGAAAGACTGTATTAATACAAGTCTAAGTGCATATGGAAATTCTACTATTGCATACAGTACCAGAATTATTgtaattgtgatacaaaaaatatgcaattaaaaGGGCGCtattgtaaaaacacaaaaattactcTACATTTCTAACAAGGCTCTAGTCAAGCTAACAAAGTAGAACATAACTgcaggtattttttttttaaatgaaaataagcaATCTTGTGATCAGTATTGTGGCCTGCAAAACCAAGAAATGTGCAGatgtaatttataactttaaaaagcttatgatttaaataaatataaaagaactgATTTTAACAACCACCACTaaagaaatcaatttaattacagtattcGTATTTGATATGCTATTAATACCACATTAATGAACAATGCCAGTAGTGATACTGTTGTAATCCACTTCCTGTTGCAGCTCCTCTTGCAATGATCATGATTTGACTATGCTCACACTTGGCATGTATTAATACCACATTAATGAACAATACCAGTAGTGGTACTGTTGTAATACACTTCCTGTTGCAGCTCCTCTTGCAATGATCATGATTTGACTATGCTCACACTTGGCATGTATTAATATACCACATCAATGCACAATACCAGTAGTGGTACTGTTGTAATACACTTCCTGTTGCAGCTCCTCTTGCAATGATCATGATTTGACTATGCTCACACTTGGCATATATTAATATCACATCAATGCACAATACCAGTAGTGGTACTGTTGTAATACACTTCCTGTTGCAGCTCCTCTTGCAATGATCATGATTTGACTATGCTCACACTTGGCATGTATTAATATCACATCAATGCACAATACCAGTAGTGGTACTGTTGTAATACACTTCCTGTTGCAGCTCCTCTTGCAATGATCATGATTTGACTATGCTCACACTTGGCATATATTAATATCACATCAATGCACAATACCAGTAGTGGTACTGTTGTAATACACTTCCTGTTGCAGCTCCTCTTGCAATGATCATGATTTGACTATGCTCACACTTGGCAATGTATTAATATCACATCAATGCACAATACCAGTAGTGGTACTGTTGTAATACACTTCCTGTTGCAGCTCCTCTTGCAATGATCATGATTTGACTATGCTCACACTTGGCATATATTAATATCACATCAATGCACAATACCAGTAGTGGTACTGTTGTAATACACTTCCTGTTGCAGCTCCTCTTGCAATGATCATGATTTGACTAGGCTCACACTTGGCATGTATTAATACCACATTAATGAACAATGCCAGTAGTAGTACATTCATGGTAGTGttcatttatacattatacatcaAAAGTCATGTATCatgaaaaacaatttcaaataaaaaactgcaGATCCTATAGAAAATTTTcaagactttttttgttttaaaactatgataactgaactaaaaactgttttaaaagttgAACTAGATAActgtatatttacttatatgctgatgatactgcgCTAGTTTTTGAAGGGAATAATTGGGATGAAACTTACCTAAAATGCAGAGAGAGGACTCCGTGTTGTTAAACAGTGGTTTGACCAAAAACCGTCTGACGGTT
Proteins encoded:
- the LOC124373706 gene encoding protein phosphatase 1 regulatory subunit 12B-like gives rise to the protein LSQPGKNSMSELEKRERRAMERKLSEMEEELKQVEKLKCENQKLRDENGALIRVISKLSK